Proteins encoded together in one Lathyrus oleraceus cultivar Zhongwan6 chromosome 5, CAAS_Psat_ZW6_1.0, whole genome shotgun sequence window:
- the LOC127079470 gene encoding uncharacterized protein LOC127079470, which translates to MLAEEVDDWWINTRHVLDVAAEVVTWVVFSMEFVRKRFPELVNNCRIYEDDSTTQSAHYRGQYLNCGKPYSAPVDKGKQRVTDGKRPSGGGALTPLKCYRCGEFGHRISECKSDVKRCYKCGMSGHLVADCRENMVTCYNYGEPGHINTHCSKPKQISAGGKVFALKGTQTFSDDKCHTPILSEHF; encoded by the exons atgctagCCGAGGAAGTTGATGATTGGTGGATCAACACTCGTCATGTGTTGGATGTTGCAGCTGAAGTTGTAACTTGGGTTGTGTTCAGCATGGAATTTGTAAGAAA GAGGTTTCCAGAGTTGGTGAACAACTGTAGAATTTATGAAGATGATAGTACGACTCAGTCGGCTCACTACAGGGGGCAATATCTGAACTGTGGGAAGCCATATAGTGCTCCAGTTGATAAAGGTAAACAAAGAGTTACTGATGGTAAGAGGCCAAGTGGAGGAGGTGCTCTTACTCCTCTTAAGTGCTATAGGTGCGGTGAGTTTGGTCATCGTATCAGTGAATGCAAGAGTGATGTGAAGAGGTGTTACAAGTGTGGGATGTCAGGACATCTGGTTGCTGATTGCAGAGAGAATATGGTGACTTGCTATAACTATGGTGAACCAGGACATATCAATACTCATTGCTCGAAGCCTAAGCAAATCTCAGCTGGAGGAAAAGTGTTCGCTCTGAAGGGAACTCAAACTTTCAGTGATGAcaagtgtcataccccaattttgtccgagCATTTTTAA